The sequence below is a genomic window from Nostoc flagelliforme CCNUN1.
TCCCAAGCTGGAATTGTGGGATCTGACCATTCATAAGCCTTTGCTGTGGTGACTTCCCGAACCAGATTTAAACCTGCCATGTTGGGAGCCGCCTGTACCTGCTCTAGCAATTCCGCCTCATCGAGAATGGTTGTGGAAATGCCACCGTTCATGGCTCCAAACATCCGAATTTTGCGGGTTAGGGCGCGGGTATCGATGCCGTAGATCCCTGGTACTTGGTTTTCTTTAAGGTAGTCTGGTAAGGATTGTGTCGATCGCCAGTTACTCGGACGGTGACAAATATTCCGTGTGATCGCACCCCGAACCTGGGGGCCATCTGATTCCTCATCTTCAGAATTTACCCCAGTATTGCCTAATTCAGGATAGGTAAAAATGACAATTTGACCGCAGTAACTTGGGTCGGTTAGTACTTCTTGGTAGCCGGTCATACCAGTGTTGAACACCACTTCTCCGATCGCGGTTCCCGTAGCACCGAAAGACCAACCGCGATAAGTGGTTCCATCTGCCAGGACAAGTAAAGCAGGTATTGCGTCAGACAAGGGCATAGTAAATTGGGGAGTGGGGATGAGGGAGCAGGGGAGGCAGGGGAGGCAGGGGAGGCAGGGGAAGAGTTATTGATTAAATGCCCAATGCCCAATTTTCCATTCCCCATTCCCGAATGCTGCGATTGTTAATTATCCCATGAGTTGAGCAATTGGAAGTTTTTAGAATAGTTAATTAAAATTAAAAGGGAATTCAAAGTAGCGGGAGTGGCTTTGGCAAAGCTTGGGCGGTTAAAATTAATTATGCTTCAGTCTTTTTTATCCCGTGCAACCCTAATTTTTCTATCAAGCGCTCTAGCGGTTTTGTGTGTTGCCTGTAGTGAAGACCAACGGAACACTGCGACTGGTGGCAATGAGCAACCCGCGCCAATTGGGGATCAGGCATCAGTACAGCCTGCCGTCGAACCAACAACACCAGCAGTTACCCCTACCCCAGAAGCAGAGCCGCTAGAGCCGTCTGAAAGTGAACCAAGTCTTTTTGAGATGGGGCTAGACAAAGCTGTTGGCGCTTGGAGCATCAGCCGATCTGCTCAATCTCCAGGTGATTGGATTTTGGTGGCGAATCAGTACCAGGATGCGATCGCGTTGATGCAAAGAGTCAGGCGACAAAGCCCAGAATTTGCGATCGCTCAAACCAAAATTACTGAATATCGTCGCCAAGTTAAATATGCCCAACAGCAAGCTAATCCTCGCCCTGTGCGCGTCGCCGAACCGAAGAGGATAGTAGTTGTGGTTCCCCAGAGAATAACTACACCAAAGTATACCTCACCTCTATCGCCTCCACAAGAAATAAACCCGTTACCACCAAAACCAGCTTTGCCCTCATCAGCAGTGGTAATTCCAGATCAGGAAGTATTTACAGCCCCGATTAAAAGGCGGCTTGGTGGAACGCCAATTGTCGAAGTCACCTTCAATGGCCAGCGACAATTTGAGATGATTGTGGATACGGGAGCCAGTGGCACTGTAATTACCCAAGAGATGGCAAATACCTTGGGAATAGTGCCAGTGGGGAAAGCTAAGGCAAATACTGCTAGTTCTAGGGCTGTAGAATTTCCTGTGGGCTACGTTAATTCGATGGCAGTTGGCGGGGTGACAGTGAATAGAGTAGCAGTAGCGATCGCAGGTACGGAACTAGAAACTGGACTTTTAGGACATGACTTTTTTGGTAACTACGATGTCACCATCAAACGTAATGTAGTAGAATTTCGCCCGCAATTGCGATCGCAAATCAATTCCTCAGAAACTCAACTAACTCCTCCAACTTCGTCCAAGCTGCCCCGCTTTGTAGGATATCCTTAGCGATTTTAATCCCTTGGGCGTGATCTAGGAGTGCGATCGAACCTGCTACTTGCAGCGCCAAAGACGCATTTAAGGCTACTGCGTCTTGTTGTGCCTGAGTTCCCTTACCTTGGAGTACCGCCTTGAGAATCACCGCATTCTCTTGGACATCTCCACCTCGAAGCATACCTATGGATGCAGGCGCTAAATCCAAATCTAGGGGATTAATGCTAGTTAACTGCACTTCTTTGTCTGATAACACCGCCAAGTCAGTTAAATCTCCTAACCCAGCCTCATCAAGTTTTTCTCGTCCGTGCAGCACAATCGCCTTTTCCTTGCCCAAATTCTGTAAAGCTTCGGCAACTGTTGCTAAAAGCTTAGGAGTAAATAAGCCCACTACCTGCCCAGTTGGACGCAAGGGATTTACTAACGGCCCGAGCAAATTAAAAATTGTTCGCACTTTCAAAGTCCGCCGTAATGAGGCAACCGCCTTGAGTGCTGGATGCCAACCAGGGGCAAACAAGAAAGTGATCCCAACTTCTTGTAGTGCGGCTTGTACTTTTTCACTGGATGCACTCAAATTTACACCCAAGGCTTCCAATACATCTGCACTTCCCGTGAGACTTGACGCTGAACGATTGCCGTGTTTCGCGACAGGTATACCAGATGCTGCGGCGACAAATGCAACTGCTGTAGAAATATTAAAGGTTGATGAACCATCTCCACCAGTGCCACAGGTATCTATTACAGTGCCGAGTTCTAAGTGCTGAGTGCTGAGTGGGGAACATTGAGATTGTAGTACTTCAGCCATGCCGGTTAACTCGTCGGCAGAAATGCCTCTAAAGTTCAGCGCTGTTAAAATAGCCCCTGATAACTCTGGGGGAACTGCTTCACTGAGCCAACCTTGCATCAATTCAGCAGCTTGAGTACGGGATAAGGATTGGCCATCTATTAATTGTTGCAGCAGGACATACCAGCTAGCAGAGGATTCTTGAGCAGGGATTGGGGGAGTTATCATAGCTAAGGTTTGTATGTTGTAGCTATATTGAGAGCTATGGGGTTATCCTACCGGAAAATTGGAAGCTATCAAAGTTAAGCTTAAATCTCAAGGCTTAATTGCAAAGCTGGATTAGCAAGATCCTGAACTTGTGATTTTTTCTCCAAATAAAGTTTAACTTCGTAATTAGTAATAAATAACTCTTTTCCTTTAGCCGCACCACTTTGCTTATAGTTATTCATCCCATACTGTAATTCCCACTCTGAGATATTAGCCCATTGAAAATTGTCTCGAATGTGTAGTGAGTCGTCGTAGGTAATTAACCAGGAATGATGACATTGTTGCAAAAGGTTAGCAAATCTCTGATGTTCAAAAGAAGTGTGTAAGTCTCCGCCTTTACCGTATAGTTTTGATTTCGTAACACTAAAATATGGTGGATCTAAAAATAAAAATACATCTTCTCCTTCTGATTTTAATAGGTGGCTGTAATCCAAATTAGTAATTTGGACATTTTCTGAGAGAATATTTTCTAACTTTTCTAATCGTTCTATTGAAGAATCAGTAAATCTTTTATGGAAAGCTTGTTCAGAAAAACCGCCTGATTCTACAGTTCCCGAAAAAGTAATTCTATTGAGTACGAAAAAGCGAACTGCTCTTTCTAAATCAGATAAATTATTTACATCTACACTAGTTAATTCTGTAAATAGTGATTTACCATCTGTATATTTGACTTTAATATGTCGAATTTCTTTCACTAACTGAGTTATATCAGACTGGGCAACCTTCCAAAATAAGAAGAGTTCGCAGTTTAAATCGTTAATCCAAATTTTGATATCAGGAAACGTTTGTCTTACATAAATAAATACAGAACCACCAC
It includes:
- a CDS encoding DNA adenine methylase gives rise to the protein MIKSPLRYPGGKSKAINQIVEYLPESFSEFREPFVGGGSVFIYVRQTFPDIKIWINDLNCELFLFWKVAQSDITQLVKEIRHIKVKYTDGKSLFTELTSVDVNNLSDLERAVRFFVLNRITFSGTVESGGFSEQAFHKRFTDSSIERLEKLENILSENVQITNLDYSHLLKSEGEDVFLFLDPPYFSVTKSKLYGKGGDLHTSFEHQRFANLLQQCHHSWLITYDDSLHIRDNFQWANISEWELQYGMNNYKQSGAAKGKELFITNYEVKLYLEKKSQVQDLANPALQLSLEI
- a CDS encoding retropepsin-like aspartic protease family protein, which translates into the protein MLQSFLSRATLIFLSSALAVLCVACSEDQRNTATGGNEQPAPIGDQASVQPAVEPTTPAVTPTPEAEPLEPSESEPSLFEMGLDKAVGAWSISRSAQSPGDWILVANQYQDAIALMQRVRRQSPEFAIAQTKITEYRRQVKYAQQQANPRPVRVAEPKRIVVVVPQRITTPKYTSPLSPPQEINPLPPKPALPSSAVVIPDQEVFTAPIKRRLGGTPIVEVTFNGQRQFEMIVDTGASGTVITQEMANTLGIVPVGKAKANTASSRAVEFPVGYVNSMAVGGVTVNRVAVAIAGTELETGLLGHDFFGNYDVTIKRNVVEFRPQLRSQINSSETQLTPPTSSKLPRFVGYP
- the trpD gene encoding anthranilate phosphoribosyltransferase, coding for MITPPIPAQESSASWYVLLQQLIDGQSLSRTQAAELMQGWLSEAVPPELSGAILTALNFRGISADELTGMAEVLQSQCSPLSTQHLELGTVIDTCGTGGDGSSTFNISTAVAFVAAASGIPVAKHGNRSASSLTGSADVLEALGVNLSASSEKVQAALQEVGITFLFAPGWHPALKAVASLRRTLKVRTIFNLLGPLVNPLRPTGQVVGLFTPKLLATVAEALQNLGKEKAIVLHGREKLDEAGLGDLTDLAVLSDKEVQLTSINPLDLDLAPASIGMLRGGDVQENAVILKAVLQGKGTQAQQDAVALNASLALQVAGSIALLDHAQGIKIAKDILQSGAAWTKLEELVEFLRN